A segment of the Synechococcus sp. MEDNS5 genome:
TTGCAAACGACCAATCAAAGCGGAGACCCCCTCCAGCAAGCGCACGCCATGCACCAGGCGGTCCTGCTCCAACTCCAGCTGGGCAATTTCTTTTGGGTCGTCGAGGGAAGCCTGTTCCAGCTCCAAGAGCAACGCCTCGAGCTCATCGCGTTGCTGTTCGAGTTGCAGACGGTCCGTTTCGGCCCGGTTCAGGGCATCGATACAACGCTGCCAGTTCAGCCAGTTTCCTCGAACATCAACGAGCTCCGACTCCAGCTGCGCACCACCGAGACGATCCAACCAGCGACGCTGCTGACCGGGTCGCGCCAGCTGCTGGGTCTGGCCTTGCACCGTGAGATCGATCAACAGAGGGCGCAACTCGAGCAACTGCTGCCGGTTGACAACCACCCCATTCAGACGGGATCGACTGCTGAGACGATCATCCTGCCGACGCCATTCGCGCGTAACCACCAGCTCAGACTCTCCATCATCGAGCTGATGGCGCTCCAGCCAGCGCTGCCCACTGTCTCCAACCCGAAAGCTGGCTTCAATCAGAGCCCGGTCGCAACCGGTGCGCAGCAATCGCGATGCGGCAGACGCCTGCATGCCGCCAAGCACAGCATCGAGTGCATCGAGAAGGATGGATTTGCCAGCACCGGTCTCGCCGGTAAGCACAGAAAAACCCTGATCAAACGCCAGATCCAGGCTGTCGATCAATGCGATGTTTTGGAGTCGCAAGCCGGTGAGCACGGCAAGCCCCGGTGGTCGTGCCGACCGTAGCGGCGGCTCAGCTCGTTTAGAAGGGGTATGAACCTGGCAACTCGGCCCGTGGCCCCACAGGAACTTGGAGATTTCATCGAAGCCTCGGGTCTGCTCACCTACGACCCTGCAGCGATCACGCGGATTTACGCCGGCCACCCGCAACGCCTATTGAGGCGTCTTTGGCAGACCTTGGTGCCCATTGGCCTGTTTCTGCTGGGCGTCGGCACCGACAAAGTGCTCGGGCTTCTGAGCGATCAAAAGCGTGCGCGCGCTCGAGCCAAAGAATTCGCAAACCTCCTGGTCGATCTCGGCCCAGCATTCATCAAAGCGGGACAGGCGTTGTCCACCCGTCCAGACATCGTTCCTCCAGTGCTACTTGAGGAATTGGCCCAGCTGCAGGATCAGCTTCCTGGTTTCGATAGCGCCTTAGCGATGGCCTGCATCGAGGAGGATCTCGGCGCACCCGTGGATGACATCTATGAATCGCTCGAACGGGAGCCGATTTCCGCTGCGTCGCTCGGACAGGTGCATCGGGGAGTGCTGAAAAACGGGCAACGGGTCGCCGTGAAAGTGCAGCGACCAGGCCTGCGCGAGCAGATCACCCTGGATCTCTACATCGTGCGCAACATCGCCGCCTGGTTGAACACCAACATCGGTCTGATTCGCAGTGATCTCGTGGCCCTGATCGATGAACTGGGGCGCCGGGTGTTCGAGGAGATGGACTACCTGAATGAGGCCAGTAACGCTGAACGATTCAGCGAACTGCATCGGCATAACCCGCGCATCGCCGTTCCGCTCATCTTTAAGGAAGCCACCAGCCGCCGAGTGCTCACCATGGAGTGGATCGATGGGGTGAAGCTCACCAATCTTGAAGCGGTGCGCAAACTGGGTATCGATCCCGATGACATGGTGGAGGTGGGCGTGAGCTGCAGCCTCCAGCAGTTGCTCGAGCACGGTTTCTTCCATGCCGACCCCCACCCAGGCAATCTGCTCGCCCTTGAGGACGGCCGGCTCTGTTATCTCGATTTCGGGATGATGAGCGAAGTGACCAGAGAATCACGGACTGGACTGATCCAGGCCGTGGTTCACCTGGTAAACCGCAATTTCGGAAAGCTCTCCAAGGATTTCGTCAGCCTCGGATTCCTCGCGGAGGATGTGAATCTCGAGCCGATTGTTCCCGCCTTCGAATCCGTGTTCAGCCAGGCTCTGGAAGCTGGTGTGAGCCGGATGGATTTCAAGGCGGTCACCGACGACCTCTCTGGGGTGATGTACAAATTTCCCTTCAGGGTTCCTCCTTACTACGCGCTGATCATCCGTTCTCTGGTCACTCTCGAGGGCATCGCCCTGAGTGTGGATTCGGATTTCAAAATTCTCGGTGCCGCCTACCCATATTTCGCTAGACGACTGATGGAAGATCCCGATCCTCAGCTGCGTTTGAGTCTTCGCGAGATGCTGTTTGATGGCGACATCTTCCGCTGGACCCGTCTTGAAAATCTGGTCGCCAGCGCCGCCAGCCAGGATCAACTCGATCTGGATACGCTTCTCGATCAGGTTCTCGACTTCCTTTTCTCAGCCAATGGAGGAATGCTGCGCCGAC
Coding sequences within it:
- a CDS encoding AarF/ABC1/UbiB kinase family protein; the encoded protein is MNLATRPVAPQELGDFIEASGLLTYDPAAITRIYAGHPQRLLRRLWQTLVPIGLFLLGVGTDKVLGLLSDQKRARARAKEFANLLVDLGPAFIKAGQALSTRPDIVPPVLLEELAQLQDQLPGFDSALAMACIEEDLGAPVDDIYESLEREPISAASLGQVHRGVLKNGQRVAVKVQRPGLREQITLDLYIVRNIAAWLNTNIGLIRSDLVALIDELGRRVFEEMDYLNEASNAERFSELHRHNPRIAVPLIFKEATSRRVLTMEWIDGVKLTNLEAVRKLGIDPDDMVEVGVSCSLQQLLEHGFFHADPHPGNLLALEDGRLCYLDFGMMSEVTRESRTGLIQAVVHLVNRNFGKLSKDFVSLGFLAEDVNLEPIVPAFESVFSQALEAGVSRMDFKAVTDDLSGVMYKFPFRVPPYYALIIRSLVTLEGIALSVDSDFKILGAAYPYFARRLMEDPDPQLRLSLREMLFDGDIFRWTRLENLVASAASQDQLDLDTLLDQVLDFLFSANGGMLRRQLVDAIADRLDALSWMTLQRIGRRLPRPLQPPLLLEASDSFDQSTYLDLEPVRQLVAVLQQLPGFSPDLVFSRLPRLIREPDARRMGLELAQGLAERGVVRLVKAAAGVSP